Part of the Garra rufa chromosome 8, GarRuf1.0, whole genome shotgun sequence genome, gCAGTATCAGAACTGTTTTACTCTACAAAAGTTACAGAAATCACTTTGCACTTGTAGAATGTTAAGTTCTATTTTGCTTCCAAAATATGTCTTCTTTCAAATAggagaaagaaaacatccaaaatattttattgcactttatctgttTAGTTTTTTGCTCTTACAAACACCAATTATTAGAtgtattcctctctatattctaaaGATTTGTTAATATAGTTCAGTCACACTGATTTATACTAAAATTTCCTCCAAAAAACAGAGCGAGATACTGTCTGTTGACAGTGTTTTCTGATTTGAAAAAAGTGCCTCTGGAAAAACCTTGAATATTTCaacaaaaccaaagaattttgaacctggcttcaTCCAATGTTCAGATTTATGAGCTGGAAATAAATGCAAATCAGTGCATGTTTAATTAGACGATGCGTCATTTGCATACGGGTCAAAAAGAGTTGAAGCATAAAAACAGCAAGTGTAACACCTCTTTAAACtcttgttgtttttccaaaaaaaaaaaaaaaaaaaaaaaaaaacatttttacttttatttttatttaagttttttttaatcgcattttggttttagtttttcagagcaaaaaataaacatcataaaaaaaaattctcagatttTTACAGAAGgcacactaaaatgtaatttggtgtaacaatcttgtcaatttatgacatattaaaagtaatcaaaatactaaatagtttttaaaatgtgcAACGATCCTAGATTTTGTCCATTTGTCAGAAATAAttgttttactaatttaaaacacaataaaattcaATATGCcgccttattcttttatatattgtaatatgcacaagtcagaataaagaTGTTGTTTAAATTTTGacattgttacactgaatgacaatgtaacattatttcaaccaaatttggaCATTCTATTCTCTacaaacgtatttgaaaccttaaaagtactTTACTTGCatctaatgtgctttctatgaacataaaattacttttgtaaattatttatttatttgtatttaatgtttCAGAAAAATGTTAATGTGCTGTGAATGAGCTGGTGaagtatactgccctccaaaggcaaagtgcagtaactacacatttggtcaaaattgagttgaggcttaaaatgggcttgtCTTGTGGCATAGTCTCCTGGTTCAATATGAGAGATGAGAGTTTCCAGGTTTGAccagctggtgtaaaaactttaaaggcatttttctcagtttcagtgttggcgtagttactgcactttgcctttggagggcagtatagttaAGTTAACCctgtagtgtcttgccttaaccacaaatatgtttttttgtaGAGCGTTTCAACCTGAACTCAGTAAGATTCTTCTTCAGAAAGTAACGTCTCTTGTGGAAACACTGAGAATAAAAGACGTTCTTGCACTGGCTGTTCCGGCCATTTGTGATCACATTTCCATCGTCTGTCATTAAACATGAACAGCGTCGCAGTGAAAGCGTCCATTTCAGAAATGCACAAACTAGCCGAATGTTCCGAGGAAGACTCGAGATGGAGTGTGGTTGGAGTGTGGCAGTCTCAGACGCTGGCGCAGCGGGAGGTCAGGGTGGGATGGTGGCTGGAGGGAGGGACGCTGTTCTCCGGTCCGCCCAGAATGTCGAAGCAGAGGGTCTCGACGGCGTCCAGTCTCTCGATCTGGACCAGACGGGTCAGCAGGTCCGGGATGCTGTATCCCGCCGTACTGATGCGGTCGAACAGCTGCATGCCGTCCGTCATGCCGCCGATCTCGTCTCGTTTGAGGCCGAAGCTCTCTGCCAGGTGTCTCCACGTCTTCACCACGGCTTTGTCTGTGCTGTAGGTGGCGCTGAGCATTCGGCTGCTGCGCTCCAGACAGTCGAACGGCAGCTCGGTCGGACTCAGACCTGCACACATCAACAGGGTTTATGATGACCAACACACAGCCAGTCTTCACTGCATAATAAAAATCCTTACAAtcagaaaattaaattaattataaatgtttagTGTGCTcctatcttttcagactgatgcCACTTGTAGTTTAtcaaattgaagattaaaaatcattCAAATCCACTTgtcgttccattgacttccattcatacgcatgcgaatgcgttagaccggaaacACAAGCCTGTGCGAAATATTTGcgcatttcactgcatctaaaaggtcaagcttggtgaactctgaccaacgaattcgcatcacatgactctgtgtgaccaacaggagatcgatacgtcacagcatgaatgaaaagaaccttacatttaaacatttaaaactgcagcactgcggtaaagtgtagtagattgtatgtttttacatttaaatgtattattagtgtcatgtgctgaatttaacttttttaaaagaaGCTGCGtagcatgacgtcatatcacgaccgttgcagcagcatccgaaggaatttcgcacgctcaaagtctagtgtgaccgggGCTTTACactgagggaatgttcaaatgatcaacactattcaaactccaactgtcaaaattcaaactccaactgacaaaattcaaactccaactgacaaaattcaaactccaactgacaaaattcaaactccaactgtcaaaattcaaactccaactgtcaaaattcaaactccaactgataaaattcaaactccaactgacaaaattcaaactccaactgtcaaaattcaaactccaactgacaaaattcaaactccaactgacaaaattcaaactccaactgtcaaaattcaaactccaactgacaaaattcaaacgccaactgacaaaattcaaactccatcTGTCAAAactcaaatttaaactcccagaatcccttgagactcaatcaaacttcccttctatcaactatttctaatccattcaaactaacATTCTATTGAATATTTATCATCTATTGAACTatctagcctagcctagcaactacaatcatgctagtaaattgttattcatgatagcaacatgctagtagcttgataatcatgctagaaacatgctagtaacgtgtcagtcatgctaataacgtgctaatcatgttagcaacatgctagtaacttttgcttatgctagtaacttgtcagacatgctaatgacatgtaaataatgtgctaatcatgctagaaacatgctagcaacttgctaatcatgctagtcaggctaaaaaaatgctagcaacttacaaatcatgctagaaacatgcaagcaacttgctagtcagggtacaaacatattagaaacatgctagcaacttgttaatcatgttaaaaccatgctagtaacttctcTGTCGttgtagtaacttgctaatcatgctagaaacatgcaaacaacttgctagtcatgctagaaacatgttagcaacttacaaatcatgctagaaacatgctagcaacttcttggtcgtgctagtaacttgctaatcatgctagaaacatgtaagtaacttgtcagtcatgctattGACATGTAAATAACATACTAATGCTAtatacatgctagcaacttgctaattattctggacacatgctaacaacttgctagtcaggctagaaacatgttagcttGCTAGCAACTTCTAATCATGGtggaaacattctagcaacttgttaatcatgttagaaacatgctagcaatttgctaataatgctagtaacatgctagtaacttgttaatcattctagaaacatgctaataatgcaagtaacatgttaattatgctagaaacatgctagcaacattctacaacttgctaataattacttaaactttaaagctgattttctccatatttagttttttttgccccctcagattgcagattttcaaatagatgtatctcagccaaatattgtcctatcctaacaaaccatacatcaatggaaagcttatttattcagcttttactcttatggttttgtggtctgggTCACATGTGAGGTGCTTCTCCTTACTTTTAAGAGCTGATAAGtctgtttattttaatttgacataaatATAAGGGTCAGCTGCATTCACTATTGATTGATCCCTGCTGTCTGTGACTCACCAGAACAGTCCGCCGGGATAAACACTGATCAAATGGAATTAATATGAAATCAGTATTTACTCTCTTCAATAATCTTGCTCTTTTTTTTCTTGGCAGTGGCAAGAAAATTGTACGATTTAATGTGGATTGTAATGTGCATCTGTAAGTTTTGAGTGTTTGCAGTGATCTGTGTTTCACATCAGAACACACTTCTGCTCATTACAGCTTTAACACGACAGCCGTCTGCATTTTATAGGCTCCACATAATGATAAAGTCACAGCGCCGTTCAGTTCCGCTTACACTCACCCTCCGCAACACTGCAGGCTTTGGAGTACAAATCCAGGATCTTTTTCCTTCTGCTGTGAATCTGCAGAAACAGGAAATGTTTGGATGAGTCACTCAGACCAACAGAGATCAATCTGAATCTACAGAACAAGAGCAGAACCTGCAGCAACAGTGTTCAAAAACAGATCTTTAGACATTACACTTGCTTTCAGAAAACAGTACAAATTGTGAATTATCattataatttaaaacagctgttttctatgtgaatatgtgtTAAACTGctgagatcaaagctgaattttcatcatcattactccttcagtgtcacatgatcctaatatactgatttgcttcagattattatcaatgttgaaaacagttgtgctgcacaatatttttgtggaaaccgtcatGATGATTCAATTTgggataatatatatatatatatatgtatatagaacAATCTTTTACTCATTAAGGACACATTTCATTGATCAAAAGAGTCAGtaaagccatttataatgttaaaaaaaagatttcaatttcaagataaaaagtttgtcaagCCAAACTTtgggttggcttgagaaagcctagcttgaaagtttaaagcagctgtaaaagcctAAAGTTTTTAACTTTATATAGATCGATtagattattagcatgttgctagcatgattagaatgtagttagcatgactcttatcatttttctagcatgtttagtatgttactagcatttcattagcaagtttttagcatgttttcaacatgattagcaagttgctaacgtttctagcatgattagcaagtttctaacatgttactagcatgattagaatgttttttaacataattagcatgtttctaacatgattagtacattgctagcatgtttctagcatgattagcacgttatttaCGTCATTTGCATGACTgactagttactagcatgtttctagcatgattagcatgttatttacGTCATttgcatgactgacaagttactagcatgtttctagcatgattagcacgttatttaCGTCATttgcatgactgacaagttactagcatgtttctagcatgattagcaaactactagcatgttgctagtatgattaacattttgctagcacatttctaatgtgtttctaacatgattagcaagttgctagcatgtttctagcatgattagcaagttgttagcatgtttctagcatgattagcgagtttctaatgtgtttctaacatgattagcaagtttctagcatggttctagcattattagcaagttgctaggacgttgctagcatgtttctagcatgattagcaagtttctaacgtattttctaacatgattagcaaattgctagcatgtttctagcatgattagcaagtttctaatgtgtttctaacatgattagcaagttgctagcatttttttagcattattagcaagttgctagcatgtttctagcatgattagtgagtttctaacatgtttctaacacgattagcaagttgctagcatgtttctagcattattagcaagttgctagtacattgctagcatgtttctagcatgattaacaaatttctaatgcgtttctaacatgattagcaagttgctagcatgtttctagcattattagcaagttgctagcatgattagggagtttctaacatgtttctaacacgattagcaagttgctagcatgtttctagcattattagcaagttgctagtacattgctagcatgtttctagcatgattaacaaatttctaatgcgtttctaacatgattagcaagttgctagcatgtttctagcatgattaccaagttgctagcatgtttatagcattattagcatgttgctagcacgtttttaaCTAACATGATAACCACGTTATTTACATGCCATTAGCACGAtgatcaagttactagcatgattgtagttgctaggctaggctagatAGTTCAATAGATGATAAATATCAGATAGAATggaagtttgaatggattagaaatggttgatagaagggaagcttgattgagtctcaagggattctgactgcagtaatgatgctgaaattcagctttgatcacagaaataagttaCAGTTTatcagatattcacatagaaaactgtttcTGTTTCAAATAGCAATAATATCTCAGTGAGGacataaatgcaggtttggtctACAGTAAGTGAGTGTAAAGTGTGTGGTATTGACCCCGGTGGCTCTGTTGCAGCTGCTGCTGgtgttgatgttgttgttgttgttgatggtGCTGGTGTTGCTGGAGCAGGTCTTGTCCCGCGTCAGATGCACCAGTGACAGAAGGCAAAGGTCAGCGGCTCCCTGTTTGTCCTGAGCTGCTTCCTCATCACTGTCGATGCTGCGACTCAACAGCTGCTCGTTCTCCGATGACGCGTCGTTCTCACTGCAACAATACCAGCGTTTAGTGCTTGACAGAAAACTGTCACATGTGCATGAAGAAATTATCGAAATAGAAATGAAATACTACTCCAACTTCTAGTAAATCATATGAGCAGGTGCACATGAATAAGGAGAAGCAAATAGTCGAACAAAAATAGACGAATCCTATGGAAGTTtccgtcactgaataaaaaataataaaaaaggtaattgcaactttttaagctcacaattctgactttttttttccgcaCAATTGCAGTtctatttttttcctcagaattgtgagatataggcccagtttcacagacagggctcagacttacattttagtctgggactagttTTAAGTcctatatcacgcaattctgaaatgaagtcagaagacagggtttagactaagccaggattaggccatagttcaattaggacatttaagtcatttttaaaaacatgcaaTAGAATGCATAGAAAAAATTAATtactggtgtaaaaaaaaaaaaaaaatcaggaccatatatttttagatcagtcagtgcaagtttctttcagttgaaacagatCAGAattgcattttagtctgggactaggcttaagccttgtctgtgaaactcgTAATTCTTGGGgctaaactcgtaattctgagaaagtcagaattgcgtgatataaactcacaatNNNNNNNNNNNNNNNNNNNNNNNNNNNNNNNNNNNNNNNNNNNNNNNNNNNNNNNNNNNNNNNNNNNNNNNNNNNNNNNNNNNNNNNNNNNNNNNNNNNNNNNNNNNNNNNNNNNNNNNNNNNNNNNNNNNNNNNNNNNNNNNNNNNNNNNNNNNNNNNNNNNNNNNNNNNNNNNNNNNNNNNNNNNNNNNNNNNNNNNNNNNNNNNNNNNNNNNNNNNNNNNNNNNNNNNNNNNNNNNNNNNNNNNNNNNNNNNNNNNNNNNNNNNNNNNNNNNNNNNNNNNNNNNNNNNNNNNNNNNNNNNNNNNNNNNNNNNNNNNNNNNNNNNNNNNNNNNNNNNNNNNNNNNNNNNNNNNNNNNNNNNNNNNNNNNNNNNNNNNNNNNNNNNNNNNNNNNNNNNNNNNNNNNNNNNNNNNNNNNNNNNNNNNNNNNNNNNNNNNNNNNNNNNNNNNNNNNNNNNNNNNNNNNNNNNNNNNNNNNNNNNNNNNNNNNNNNNNNNNNtctcacaattctgactttataacttgcaattgtgagtttatatcacgcaattctgactttctcagaattacgagtttagcCCCAAGAATTAcgagtttcacagacaaggcttaagcctagtcccagactaaaatgcaatTCTGatctgtttcaactgaaagaaacttgcactgactgatctaaaaatatatggtcctgatttttatttttttttttacaccagtaATTAATTTTTTCTATGCATTCTAttgcatgtttttaaaaatgacttaaatgtcctaattgaactatggcctaatcctggcttagtctaaaccctgtcttctgacttcatttcagaattgcgtgatataggACTTAAaactagtcccagactaaaatgtaagtctgagccctgtctgtgaaactgggcctatatctcacaattctgagggaaaaaatagaACTGCAATTGtgcggaaaaaaaagtcagaattgtgagcttaaaAAGTTGCAaataccttttttattatttttt contains:
- the LOC141340253 gene encoding tumor necrosis factor receptor superfamily member EDAR-like, giving the protein MKYNSNFYENDASSENEQLLSRSIDSDEEAAQDKQGAADLCLLSLVHLTRDKTCSSNTSTINNNNNINTSSSCNRATGIHSRRKKILDLYSKACSVAEGLSPTELPFDCLERSSRMLSATYSTDKAVVKTWRHLAESFGLKRDEIGGMTDGMQLFDRISTAGYSIPDLLTRLVQIERLDAVETLCFDILGGPENSVPPSSHHPTLTSRCASV